One genomic region from Jiangella sp. DSM 45060 encodes:
- a CDS encoding LacI family DNA-binding transcriptional regulator, translating to MGGAPNIREVALRAGVSVGTVSNVLNRPELVAELTRERVYAAIAELGFVRNDSARQLRVGRSRTLGLVVLDVANPFFTDVARGVEDAANQHGLAVILCNTDEDPVKEASHLDLLAEMRVQGVLINPIDTDGRIAALRDRGIPVVLFDRRGDTARECSVAVDDVLGGRLAATHLIETGHRTIQFVGGPLTLQQVQERHEGASEVVAARADVELTVLTTTALNVAAGRAAGDRLAADRDALPSAVFCANDLVALGVLQALTHAGLRVPHDVAIVGYDDIDFAAAAAVPLSSVRQPRQQLGRTAAELLFAETTEAEHEHRQVVFDPELIVRDSS from the coding sequence ATGGGTGGAGCCCCGAACATCCGCGAGGTGGCGCTGCGAGCCGGCGTGTCGGTGGGCACGGTGTCGAACGTCCTCAACCGGCCGGAGCTGGTCGCCGAGCTGACCCGCGAGCGCGTCTACGCCGCCATCGCCGAGCTGGGCTTCGTCCGCAACGACTCCGCCCGGCAGCTGCGGGTCGGCCGCAGCCGCACCCTCGGCCTCGTCGTGCTGGACGTCGCGAACCCGTTCTTCACCGACGTCGCCCGCGGCGTCGAGGACGCCGCGAACCAGCACGGGCTCGCCGTCATCCTGTGCAACACCGACGAGGACCCGGTCAAGGAGGCGTCACACCTCGACCTGCTCGCCGAGATGCGGGTGCAGGGGGTGCTGATCAACCCCATCGACACCGACGGCCGCATCGCGGCGCTGCGCGACCGCGGTATCCCGGTGGTGCTGTTCGATCGGCGCGGCGACACCGCGCGCGAGTGCTCCGTCGCCGTCGACGACGTGCTCGGCGGGCGGCTCGCCGCGACCCACCTGATCGAGACCGGCCACCGCACCATTCAGTTCGTCGGCGGGCCGCTGACGCTGCAGCAGGTGCAGGAACGCCACGAGGGCGCGTCCGAGGTCGTGGCGGCGCGCGCCGACGTCGAGCTGACCGTCCTGACGACGACGGCGCTCAACGTGGCGGCCGGGCGCGCGGCCGGCGACCGGCTGGCCGCGGACCGCGACGCGCTGCCGTCGGCGGTGTTCTGCGCCAATGACCTCGTGGCGCTCGGCGTGCTCCAGGCGTTGACGCACGCGGGGCTGCGGGTGCCGCACGACGTCGCGATCGTCGGCTACGACGACATCGACTTCGCCGCCGCCGCTGCCGTCCCGCTCTCGTCGGTGCGCCAGCCCCGCCAGCAGCTCGGCCGGACGGCGGCGGAACTGTTGTTCGCCGAGACGACGGAGGCGGAGCACGAGCACCGGCAGGTCGTCTTCGATCCGGAACTCATCGTCCGCGATTCGTCCTGA
- the rhaI gene encoding L-rhamnose isomerase, whose product MRTHDEVRAAVRGLGVETASWAFANSGTRFKVFGQPGVPRDPFEKIADAAQVHRYTGSAPRVSLHIPWDLVDDFGELAAHARDLGVEIGAINSNVFQDDDYKLGSLANPDPGVRAKAVDHHLRCIDVLRATGSKDLKIWLADGLNYPGQDSLRDRQERLAESLATIYAALDDDHRILLEYKFFEPAFYATDIPDWGTSLTHCLALGDRATVVLDTGHHAPGTNIEFIVMMLLRAGRLGAFDFNSRFYADDDLMVGAADPFQLFRILHEIVAQDAHRPESHVNFMLDQCHNIEPKIPAVIRSVLNVQEALAKALLVDADALAKAQADGDVLGANAVLMDAYNTDVRPLLATLREEQGLDPDPIAAYQRSGYFESISAERVGGAQAGWGA is encoded by the coding sequence ATGAGAACGCACGACGAGGTCAGAGCGGCCGTCCGCGGGCTGGGGGTCGAGACCGCCTCCTGGGCGTTCGCCAACTCCGGCACCCGGTTCAAGGTCTTCGGCCAGCCGGGCGTGCCGCGCGATCCGTTCGAGAAGATCGCCGACGCCGCCCAGGTGCACCGCTACACCGGCTCGGCGCCGCGGGTGTCGCTGCACATCCCCTGGGACCTCGTCGACGACTTCGGCGAGCTGGCCGCGCACGCCCGCGACCTCGGCGTCGAGATCGGCGCCATCAACAGCAACGTCTTCCAGGACGACGACTACAAGCTCGGCTCGCTGGCCAACCCCGACCCCGGCGTCCGCGCCAAGGCCGTCGACCACCACCTGCGCTGCATCGACGTCCTGCGCGCCACCGGCTCCAAGGACCTCAAGATCTGGCTCGCCGACGGCCTCAACTACCCCGGCCAGGACTCCCTGCGCGACCGCCAGGAGCGGCTGGCCGAGTCGCTGGCCACCATCTACGCCGCGCTCGACGACGACCACCGCATCCTGCTCGAGTACAAGTTCTTCGAGCCCGCGTTCTATGCCACCGACATCCCCGACTGGGGCACGTCGCTGACGCACTGCCTCGCGCTCGGCGACCGCGCGACCGTCGTCCTCGACACCGGACACCACGCGCCCGGCACGAACATCGAGTTCATCGTGATGATGCTGCTGCGGGCCGGCCGGCTCGGGGCGTTCGACTTCAACTCCCGGTTCTACGCCGACGACGACCTCATGGTCGGCGCCGCCGACCCGTTCCAGCTGTTCCGCATCCTGCACGAGATCGTCGCGCAGGACGCGCACCGGCCCGAGTCGCACGTCAACTTCATGCTCGACCAGTGCCACAACATCGAGCCGAAGATCCCCGCGGTCATCCGCTCGGTGCTCAACGTCCAGGAGGCGCTGGCCAAGGCGCTGCTGGTCGACGCCGACGCGCTGGCCAAGGCGCAGGCCGACGGCGACGTGCTCGGCGCCAACGCGGTGCTGATGGACGCCTACAACACCGACGTCCGCCCGCTGCTGGCCACGCTCCGCGAAGAGCAGGGCCTCGACCCCGACCCCATCGCCGCCTACCAGCGCTCCGGCTACTTCGAGTCGATCAGCGCCGAGCGGGTCGGCGGCGCCCAGGCCGGCTGGGGAGCCTGA
- a CDS encoding rhamnulokinase family protein has product MTTLAAVDLGASSGRVMLARVGAERLDLTEVHRFGNVPVRLPDGLHWDVLRLYRDVLDGLGQAARAITGGEVLSSVGIDSWAVDYGLLDGSGALLGNPYHYRDGRTSGAAELHAELGERELYAVTGLQFLPFNTIYQLAVDPAAGTAAQALLMPDLLTSWLTGVRGTEVTNASTTGLLDVRSGAWAATLFDTLGLRRDLFPPLRRPGDVVGPLLPEVLDDTGLDPSAVVTAVGSHDTASAVVGVPAADERFAYISCGTWSLVGVELDAPVLTEAGRAANFTNEGGVDGTIRYLRNVMGLWLLSESIATWNRAGPPADLPALLAAAADVPAGGPVFDPDDPVFLPPGDQPARIADVLRAGGSRVPRTRPELVRCILDSLAAAYARTVRQAAELSGRAVDVVHLVGGGARNELLCRLTADACGLPVLAGPVEATALGNVLVQARAHGAVDGDRWALRRLLRSTQAVHRYEPASV; this is encoded by the coding sequence ATGACCACGCTCGCCGCGGTAGACCTCGGCGCCTCCAGCGGCCGGGTCATGCTGGCGCGGGTCGGCGCGGAGCGGCTGGACCTCACCGAGGTGCACCGCTTCGGCAACGTCCCGGTGCGGCTGCCCGACGGGCTGCACTGGGACGTGCTGCGGCTGTACCGCGACGTGCTGGACGGGCTCGGGCAGGCGGCCCGCGCGATCACCGGCGGCGAGGTGCTGAGCAGCGTCGGCATCGACTCGTGGGCGGTCGACTACGGCCTGCTGGACGGGTCCGGCGCGCTGCTGGGCAACCCGTACCACTACCGCGACGGGCGGACGTCCGGCGCCGCGGAACTGCACGCCGAGCTGGGCGAACGCGAGCTGTACGCCGTCACCGGGCTGCAGTTCCTGCCGTTCAACACGATCTACCAGCTGGCCGTCGACCCCGCCGCCGGGACGGCCGCGCAGGCCCTGCTGATGCCCGACCTGCTGACGTCCTGGCTGACCGGCGTGCGGGGCACCGAGGTGACCAACGCGTCGACGACCGGGCTGCTCGACGTCCGGTCCGGTGCGTGGGCGGCGACCCTGTTCGACACGCTCGGACTCCGGCGCGACCTGTTCCCGCCGCTGCGACGTCCCGGCGACGTCGTCGGGCCGCTGCTGCCCGAGGTGCTCGACGACACCGGGCTGGACCCGTCCGCCGTCGTCACCGCCGTCGGGTCGCACGACACCGCGTCCGCCGTCGTCGGGGTGCCGGCCGCGGACGAGCGGTTCGCCTACATCTCCTGCGGCACGTGGTCGCTGGTCGGCGTCGAGCTCGACGCGCCGGTGCTGACCGAGGCCGGCCGCGCCGCCAACTTCACCAACGAGGGCGGCGTCGACGGCACCATCCGCTACCTGCGCAACGTCATGGGGCTGTGGCTGCTCAGCGAGTCGATCGCGACGTGGAACCGCGCCGGGCCGCCTGCCGACCTGCCGGCGCTGCTCGCGGCGGCCGCCGACGTGCCGGCCGGCGGCCCGGTCTTCGACCCCGACGACCCCGTCTTCCTGCCCCCGGGCGACCAGCCCGCCCGCATCGCCGACGTGCTGCGCGCGGGCGGGTCGCGGGTGCCGCGGACCCGTCCGGAACTGGTCCGCTGCATCCTCGACAGCCTCGCCGCCGCCTACGCGCGCACCGTCCGTCAGGCCGCCGAGCTGTCCGGCCGCGCCGTCGACGTCGTCCACCTGGTCGGCGGCGGCGCCCGCAACGAGCTGCTGTGCCGCCTGACGGCCGACGCCTGCGGGCTGCCGGTGCTGGCCGGGCCGGTCGAGGCGACCGCGCTGGGCAACGTGCTCGTCCAGGCCCGCGCGCACGGCGCCGTCGACGGCGACCGGTGGGCGCTGCGGCGACTGCTGCGCTCCACTCAGGCCGTGCACCGTTACGAACCCGCTAGCGTGTGA
- a CDS encoding bifunctional aldolase/short-chain dehydrogenase: MSNAVVTELIERSNRLGSDPRNTNYAGGNTSAKGVGVDPVTGGAVELLWVKGSGGDLGTLTPAGLAVLRLDRVRALVDVYPGVEREDELVGAFDFCLHGKGGAAPSIDTAMHGLVDAAHVDHLHPDSGIALATAADGEALTKQCFGDRVVWVPWRRPGFQLGLDIAAIKAAHPDAVGCVLGGHGITAWGATSEECEANSLWMIRTAESFLVERGRADPFGPLVDGYAALPEGERRARAAALAPVIRGLASTDKAQVGHFTDTDVVLDFLARDKHPALAALGTSCPDHFLRTKVRPLVLDLPPTTPLDEVVERLRVLHAAYRDEYAAYYQRHATADSPAMRGADPAIVLIPGVGMFSFGKDKQTARVAGEFYVNAINVMRGAEAVSTYQPIPESEKFRIEYWSLEEAKLARMPQPKPLATRVALVTGAGSGIGKAIAQRLAAEGACVVVADLNTDAAAEVAAGIGTTDTAVAVTVDVTSEEQIAAAFRQAVLAFGGVDLVVNNAGLSISKPLLDTTAAEWDLQHDVMARGSFLVSREAARVMTGQGLGGDIVYIASKNGVFAGPNNIAYGATKADQAHQVRLLAAELGEHGIRVNGINPDGVVQGSGIFAAGWGAQRAAVYGVAEDQLGAFYAQRTLLKKEVLPEHVANAVYALTAGDLSHTTGLHIPVDAGVAAAFLR, encoded by the coding sequence ATGAGCAACGCTGTCGTGACGGAGTTGATCGAGCGCAGCAACCGGCTGGGTTCGGATCCGCGGAACACGAATTATGCGGGTGGGAACACGTCGGCGAAGGGTGTCGGGGTGGATCCGGTGACCGGTGGTGCGGTGGAGTTGTTGTGGGTGAAGGGCTCCGGTGGTGATCTGGGCACGCTGACTCCGGCGGGGTTGGCGGTGTTGCGGCTGGACCGGGTCCGCGCCCTGGTGGACGTGTATCCGGGGGTGGAGCGGGAGGACGAGCTGGTCGGCGCGTTCGATTTCTGCTTGCACGGCAAGGGCGGCGCGGCCCCGTCGATCGACACCGCGATGCATGGGCTGGTGGACGCGGCGCACGTGGATCATCTGCACCCCGATTCCGGGATCGCGTTGGCCACCGCGGCCGACGGGGAGGCGTTGACGAAGCAGTGTTTCGGCGATCGGGTGGTGTGGGTGCCGTGGCGGCGGCCCGGGTTCCAGTTGGGGCTGGATATCGCGGCGATCAAGGCCGCGCACCCGGACGCGGTGGGGTGTGTGCTGGGCGGGCACGGGATCACCGCGTGGGGCGCCACCAGCGAGGAGTGTGAGGCGAATTCGTTGTGGATGATCCGGACGGCGGAGTCGTTCCTGGTCGAGCGCGGCCGGGCCGACCCGTTCGGGCCGCTGGTCGACGGGTACGCGGCGTTGCCCGAGGGCGAGCGGCGGGCCCGGGCGGCGGCGCTGGCGCCGGTGATCCGGGGGCTGGCGTCGACGGACAAGGCGCAGGTGGGGCACTTCACCGACACCGACGTGGTGCTGGACTTCCTGGCCCGGGACAAGCACCCCGCGCTGGCGGCGTTGGGCACGTCGTGTCCGGACCATTTCCTGCGCACCAAGGTGCGCCCGCTGGTGCTCGACCTCCCGCCCACCACACCCCTGGACGAGGTGGTGGAACGGTTGCGGGTGCTGCATGCGGCCTATCGCGACGAGTACGCCGCCTACTATCAGCGCCACGCCACCGCGGACAGTCCGGCGATGCGGGGTGCGGACCCGGCGATCGTGCTGATCCCCGGGGTGGGGATGTTCTCCTTCGGCAAGGACAAGCAGACCGCCCGGGTGGCCGGCGAGTTCTACGTCAACGCGATCAACGTGATGCGCGGCGCCGAGGCGGTCTCGACCTACCAGCCGATCCCGGAGTCGGAGAAGTTCCGGATCGAGTACTGGTCGCTGGAAGAGGCCAAACTGGCCCGCATGCCCCAGCCCAAGCCGCTGGCCACGCGGGTGGCGCTGGTCACCGGTGCGGGGTCCGGGATCGGGAAGGCCATCGCGCAGCGCCTGGCCGCCGAGGGCGCCTGCGTCGTCGTCGCCGACCTCAACACCGACGCCGCCGCCGAGGTCGCCGCCGGCATCGGGACCACCGACACCGCGGTGGCGGTGACGGTGGACGTCACCAGCGAGGAGCAGATCGCGGCCGCGTTCCGGCAGGCGGTGCTGGCGTTCGGCGGGGTCGACCTGGTCGTCAACAACGCCGGCCTGTCCATCTCCAAACCCCTGCTCGACACCACCGCGGCGGAGTGGGACCTGCAGCACGACGTGATGGCCCGCGGGTCGTTCCTCGTCTCCCGCGAAGCCGCCCGCGTCATGACCGGGCAGGGCCTGGGCGGCGACATCGTCTACATCGCCAGTAAGAACGGCGTGTTCGCCGGGCCCAACAACATCGCCTACGGCGCCACCAAAGCCGACCAGGCCCACCAGGTCCGCCTGCTCGCCGCCGAGTTGGGTGAGCACGGCATCCGCGTCAACGGCATCAACCCCGACGGCGTCGTCCAAGGCTCCGGCATCTTCGCCGCCGGCTGGGGCGCCCAACGCGCCGCCGTCTACGGCGTCGCCGAGGACCAACTCGGCGCCTTCTACGCCCAACGCACCCTCCTCAAGAAGGAGGTCCTCCCCGAACACGTCGCCAACGCCGTCTACGCCCTCACCGCCGGCGACCTCTCCCACACCACCGGCCTGCACATCCCCGTCGACGCCGGCGTCGCGGCGGCGTTCCTGCGATGA
- a CDS encoding serine hydrolase, which translates to MRPSTATDLARLVAEEQAGSRLPSVAAGVVRDGELVWSAARGTIDGREGGRDADEHTQYRMGSITKTFVAVAVMRLRDEGRLDLTDPLDKHLPDTTIGDVTIAQLLSHGAGVQAETDGPWWERTAGGPWRSLSSQLGRRHPAGERFHYTNVGFGVLGELVGRLHGRSWSKVIAEELLEPLGMDRTTSRPVAPHAHGLAVHPFADLVLTEPEHDGGAMAPAGQLWSTVRDLARWAAFLGGRTDGLLAADTLTEMFRPLVVVDVPGAPWTAAHGLGVQLWNDGGRRFTGHGGSMPGFLAEVRVDVETGDGAVVLTNTTAGLSRDFASRLLDAFAAAEPRTPPVWRVGAVPPELFELVGHWYWGPTTFELRATDDGWLRLGPAHGAGRASRFRPDGDGGWVGLDGYYAGEPLRVVRHPDGSVRHLDLASFVFTRTPYDPHADVPGGVDAAGWH; encoded by the coding sequence ATCCGCCCCAGCACTGCCACCGACCTCGCCCGTCTCGTCGCCGAAGAGCAGGCCGGCAGCCGGCTGCCGTCCGTCGCCGCCGGCGTCGTGCGCGACGGCGAGCTCGTCTGGTCCGCCGCGCGCGGCACCATCGACGGGCGCGAGGGTGGCCGCGACGCCGACGAGCACACCCAGTACCGCATGGGCTCGATCACCAAGACGTTCGTCGCGGTGGCCGTCATGCGGCTGCGCGACGAGGGCCGGCTGGACCTCACCGACCCGCTCGACAAGCACCTCCCGGACACCACGATCGGCGACGTCACCATCGCCCAGCTGCTGTCGCACGGCGCCGGCGTGCAGGCCGAGACCGACGGCCCGTGGTGGGAGCGGACCGCGGGCGGGCCGTGGCGGTCGCTGTCGAGCCAGCTGGGCCGTCGGCACCCGGCCGGGGAGCGCTTCCACTACACCAACGTCGGGTTCGGCGTGCTCGGTGAGCTGGTCGGCCGGCTGCACGGGCGGTCGTGGTCGAAGGTGATCGCCGAGGAGCTGCTCGAGCCGCTGGGCATGGACCGCACGACGTCGCGGCCGGTGGCGCCGCACGCGCACGGCCTCGCCGTCCACCCGTTCGCCGACCTCGTCCTGACCGAGCCCGAACATGACGGCGGCGCGATGGCACCGGCCGGGCAGCTGTGGTCGACGGTGCGCGACCTCGCCCGGTGGGCCGCGTTCCTCGGCGGCCGCACCGACGGCCTGCTCGCCGCCGACACGCTGACCGAGATGTTCCGGCCGCTGGTCGTCGTCGACGTGCCGGGTGCGCCGTGGACGGCGGCGCACGGCCTCGGCGTCCAGCTGTGGAACGACGGCGGGCGCCGGTTCACCGGCCACGGCGGCTCGATGCCCGGCTTCCTCGCCGAGGTGCGGGTCGACGTCGAGACCGGCGACGGCGCTGTCGTGCTCACCAACACCACCGCCGGTCTGTCCCGCGACTTCGCATCCAGGCTGCTCGACGCGTTCGCCGCGGCCGAGCCGCGCACGCCACCGGTCTGGCGCGTCGGCGCGGTGCCGCCGGAGCTGTTCGAGCTGGTCGGCCACTGGTACTGGGGCCCGACGACGTTCGAGCTGCGGGCCACCGACGACGGCTGGCTGCGGCTCGGCCCGGCCCACGGCGCCGGCCGGGCGTCGCGCTTCCGTCCCGACGGCGACGGCGGCTGGGTCGGCCTCGACGGCTACTACGCCGGCGAGCCCCTGCGCGTCGTCCGGCATCCCGACGGGTCCGTGCGGCACCTCGATCTCGCCTCGTTCGTGTTCACCCGCACCCCGTACGACCCCCACGCCGACGTCCCCGGCGGTGTCGACGCCGCCGGCTGGCACTGA
- a CDS encoding nitroreductase/quinone reductase family protein, with protein MPARVPPRWFVRTFWTLHRALCRVSGGRFGLWRPKPGTWGTLRLTTVGRRTGRERRVVLGYVEDGPNLVTLAMNGWAAPEPAWWLNLQATPAATVELAGASLAVTARAAAGAERDRLWAVWRTIDKELDVYAARRPAETAVVVLEPTAAR; from the coding sequence ATGCCTGCCCGGGTGCCGCCACGCTGGTTCGTCCGTACCTTCTGGACGCTGCATCGCGCGCTCTGCCGGGTCAGCGGCGGCCGGTTCGGCCTGTGGCGGCCGAAGCCCGGCACATGGGGCACGCTGCGCCTCACCACGGTCGGCCGGCGCACCGGCCGTGAGCGCCGGGTCGTCCTGGGCTACGTCGAGGACGGCCCGAACCTCGTCACGCTCGCGATGAACGGCTGGGCCGCGCCCGAGCCGGCCTGGTGGCTGAACCTGCAGGCCACCCCGGCCGCGACCGTCGAGCTGGCCGGTGCCTCGCTGGCCGTGACGGCGCGGGCCGCCGCGGGCGCCGAGCGGGACCGGCTGTGGGCGGTGTGGCGGACCATCGACAAGGAACTGGACGTCTACGCGGCGAGGCGGCCGGCCGAGACAGCGGTGGTGGTCCTGGAGCCGACGGCCGCCCGTTAG
- a CDS encoding L-rhamnose mutarotase gives MPRYCFVSQVRPDLVDEYRRRHAAVWPELLVALRDAGWRNYSIFVGDDGLLVGYAEADDLAASQAAMQATDVNRRWQDEMARLFAHGSRPDENWRYLDEAFNLDDQLAVVPREEDR, from the coding sequence ATGCCGCGGTACTGCTTCGTGTCGCAGGTCCGGCCGGACCTCGTCGACGAGTACCGCCGCCGGCACGCGGCGGTCTGGCCGGAGCTGCTGGTGGCGCTGCGCGACGCCGGCTGGCGCAACTACTCGATCTTCGTCGGCGACGACGGCCTGCTGGTCGGCTACGCCGAGGCCGACGACCTCGCCGCGTCGCAGGCCGCCATGCAGGCCACCGACGTCAACCGCCGCTGGCAGGACGAGATGGCCCGGCTGTTCGCCCACGGCTCCCGCCCGGACGAGAACTGGCGCTACCTCGACGAAGCCTTCAACCTCGACGACCAACTGGCCGTCGTCCCCCGAGAAGAGGACCGATGA